The genomic region TCAAGAGCATCAACAATGCGGAGAAGAGAGGCAAACGCCAAGTTCTTATCAGGCCATGCTCCAAAGTCATTGTCTGCTTTGTAACTGTGATGATGAAGCATGGCTACATTGGTGAATTTGAAATCATTGATGATCAAAGAGCTGGGAAAATTGTTGTGAACCTCACAGGCAGGTTAAACAAGTGTGGAGTGATTAGTCCCAGATTTGATGTGCAACTCAAAGAtctagaaaaatggcagaataatCTGCTCCCATCCCATCAGTTTGGTTTCATTGTACTGACAACCTCAGCTGGCATTATGGACCATGAGGAAGCAAGACGAAAACACACAGGAGGAAAAATCCCGGGATTCTTTTCTTAGGGATGTAATACATACATGCAAATAAAATGCCTTTAtggacttggaaaaaaaaaaaatgtaattagtaAGAGTTTCATGGCCTGGCTAATCTGAGTGACCCAATGAGACTTAAGAACATCAAAGTACTTTATTGATGGATTCCCACAAAATTCAAAGGAATTAAAACATGGCAGCATAGAAATCTGGGTTTCAGGCCAAGTTCTGCTATGCAAGAGGCTAAATTAGCCTCGGACAAGTCACTTCCCTCCTCTACATTCACTATCCCCAGCTTAAACACTGCATTCTTACAAAAAGCCTTCCTGGATGCTAAGGCAATTTCCCATCACAGGCTTCTGTAACTCTCAGAACTTAAAGCTCTCATCagatttttaattacttattcaatgttattttctccatttgatGGGAAATGTCATACCTCTGTTTACCTCACATCCACTGCTCcttgcatggtactggcacaaaagggtttaattaataaacaaatggatgaatgaatgaagaaataatttaatcaataaATTGATAGATTAAATAAATGAGATGGTAAACCAGATGACTTCTATAGTGTGcttaaatgccactgaattaagggcatttctctctcttgaATTCTAGAAATGCATGGGTCTAATTaggttaaaatatttacagatcacCTACTTTTGAATGGAGCCTTATGCTCAGTCTATAGGGAGATAAAGGGTGGCCAAGCATACATAAGAATTAGGTCTTGTTCCTGACTCTCAAAGAAATGGATCtggctagaaaagaaaaaaaaaaaaaaatgcattaaacaaCTAGGACAAAGGAATAGAAAAACTTTAATGAAAACAATGACTTCACCAATGTGATGGAGAACCAATGTGATGGAGAACTCTAAGTAAGAGTTGGATGGCTGTCTCCATTATCTGAATGAGAGTACACTACACAGGGAGGTAAACTGCCTCCTCTGTAGCCATATAACCAAATTCAAATGAGACCTGAGGAAACAACCTAGGGCCCTGCCATCTCTTCACCCCGAAGGGAAAAGAAAGCACCTTAAGTCAAAAGTCGGTCTCATGTTCTTGACATTGCAGACTCTTCACAGGGTTACAAGAGAGGGAAAGGTTAAGATTCAGCTCAGCAGATAAAGTCAGATATGGCCAAACGAATCCTAAAGCAGGCTGCAGAATTTGGACCCTTCCAGGAAAATGAAGGTCAATCCAGGGAGAACTAGGCAAGCTGAATGAAAATATAAGAATAGTAAGTGAATGAAGGGAAAGGGAATGAGTAAGACAGACTACAAAGAGAAGCTATTAATGCAATGAAACCCCCATAGTCTGAGCTACTGCTTTGTGCCTCCTACTGTAAAGGGGATGCACAGAATGCCAGAGAAGCACATGGCATGGCCCATGCCCATAGAGTCCTCACTGTCTTTGTCTCATCTGCGGAGACAAAACACATAactgagggaaaaaatacaataagtAACAAAGCCTCATGTTCCCAGCTGAAATGTGTCCCCAAAGAGACAAGGCTAGGTAAACAGGGAAGCCTGGAGCAGAGCTATGAAATGTGGTTTGTCATTGGCACCTCGTGGCCTCTTTTTGAGCCTCTCAGTTTTCAGAAGCATTCCTCCCCCATCCCTTTCACCTGGCAAAGAGGACCTGTAGGCACAAGCGAGTATCCAAAGCACTTAGCATTCTATCCTTATAGCCAAACAACAAAAGACAGGAAAGGAACCCCAGACAGAAATATGTGGCAGAGAGAGTTCCTGGCAGCAGCAATTCTGATGGCAGAGCAGGGTGTGAGCTCCAGCCCCAGATGTGAAAGAAGAGTAAAATGCAAgtcctttttctttcctcagcAGCATACCCTCAGAGGTGCTGTCAGTTCTTCCTAGGCAGGACCCTGCTCCCACTAGCTCTTCTGCTTAAATTCTGAGAGAACAGGGGTGAGCATTCAGgagcagagaaaaaaatctaattagCCCACAAGGTGGGAAATGGAGAAATTTACTTAAACATGAAGGAGGTGTAGGCCATCTGACCTCACACATGCCAGCAAAGCAGACACATATTAGAGTCACCGTGCATCTCTCcttccattaactttttttttcttattttcttatattttttaataatttaacatTAATAGTTAAAATTCCAACTAATTCAAAGGCTGCATTTCTTGCTTCCTCCAACTATGAATATTTCTAATGGGAAAAGAGACACATATCTGAGGTCTTATTGCCCCCTCTTTAGAAGGATTAATAAGT from Choloepus didactylus isolate mChoDid1 chromosome 1, mChoDid1.pri, whole genome shotgun sequence harbors:
- the LOC119540791 gene encoding 40S ribosomal protein S15a-like, producing MVHMNVLADALKSINNAEKRGKRQVLIRPCSKVIVCFVTVMMKHGYIGEFEIIDDQRAGKIVVNLTGRLNKCGVISPRFDVQLKDLEKWQNNLLPSHQFGFIVLTTSAGIMDHEEARRKHTGGKIPGFFS